The Candidatus Nanoarchaeia archaeon genome includes the window TGATTATTCTTTCTTCCTCACTTAATTCTTTAAACATTAATCTAAAATCAGCATATTTGAAAGGAGATATTTTTATTCTTGTTGCCCCCCCATATAATGCTCCCGCCTTGCTATTAGTTATCTTTTGTATCATCCCGATTGATGAACCAACCAGTATAAGCATGATTTTCTTATTCTTTAATTTTTGATCCCAATGGTTTTGTAATTGTGTTATGAATTGAGGTGAGACTTCGAGGAATCTTTGAAACTCATCAATCACCAAAACAAAGCTGTTTTCTGATTTTAATGCAATGAAATCTAAAAAGTCATTGAAATCTGCAAATTTTCTTGTTTCGCCTAACTGTTCCTGCACTGTTTTGGAAATGGAATCCAATATCCCCTGTTTTTCTACTAAATCCACGTAAAAATACATTTTGTTTTCAGGAATTGATTTGATGAATTGTCTTATGAGCTCGGTTTTACCCACTCTTCGCCTGCCATATACAACGAACATTTTGCCAGACTGCAAATTAGCAAATTCTTCTTTTAGCAATTTGATCTCCTGTTTTCTATCGTAAAATGTTCGGGTTTCCACTTTATATTAGCATGATAATGTTATAACATTAACAAGATAATGTTGTATATAAATCTTTCGAATTTTATGGTTTCTGACCTGAATTCGAGGTTTTCGGGTTTTACACTGTCGGGTGACTGAATAACGGATTTCAGAAAAAGTATTATTGTTACTGCTTAGTAACAAAACATTTATAAATACGTAAAGGTTCTCAAAATATGTGTAAATCATACATAAAAATGGAAAGGACCTACACCATAACCAAGAAGATAGCAAAGCACGGCAAGCAGGCAGTCATTGTTATTCCAAGCATCCTGCAGAATGGCCTGAAGCCGAAAACCATCGTTGAAGTAAAAATTAGCGTTCTCAAGGAGCCTGAAAAATGACACTCAGCCTAAAAAACTACAAAAACACAACTGAAGTAGCAAATCTCAACGGAGTTCCTCTTTATATGAATGATATGGCGGATGCGGCCCTCAGAGGAAAACTTAACATGTTCTTGCAGGGAACTACAGGCCCCGGAAAGACGCAATTAGTGAAGGACATCATGCAATACTTCGGAGACGCTTCTCTTTTTATTCTTGGCAGAAATGATATGGACACTCGCGAGCTATTTCAGCAAGTCAATCCTAAATTCATAAAAGCAATACAGGAAGGACGAAGCTCAGGCTCTGATATAAGATTCAAGGAGCTTACAGATAAAATCAATTATCACTTCATTGGTGTTGATGAGCTGCCAAACTGTGTTGCTGCTGTCCGGGCCCAGCTCTTCAACCTCTTTGACGGATTCATAGAAATTGATGGGAAAGCCTATCCTATTGGCGCTGAGTATTGTGTTGGCATGGCAACAGGAAACATTGGCCAGGAATTCACAGAATCTTCAAATGAGCTGGGAAGGGCATTGAAGGACAGAATGCATTTGATTATTGACACCGATTATTTTATGGAGCAGCCTGATGACCTCTACGAGATCTTAAAAAAAGACAGAAATCCAAGAGTTCGCTTCGAAGAAAGCGGAGAAGACAGAACACTGGAAATAGTAGAGGCCCATA containing:
- a CDS encoding AAA family ATPase: MTLSLKNYKNTTEVANLNGVPLYMNDMADAALRGKLNMFLQGTTGPGKTQLVKDIMQYFGDASLFILGRNDMDTRELFQQVNPKFIKAIQEGRSSGSDIRFKELTDKINYHFIGVDELPNCVAAVRAQLFNLFDGFIEIDGKAYPIGAEYCVGMATGNIGQEFTESSNELGRALKDRMHLIIDTDYFMEQPDDLYEILKKDRNPRVRFEESGEDRTLEIVEAHRALDQKEVPFEKYITALYLRHGLDYLEGGKSKTALKSGWPAKVEGHQAGSDSALILPISPRAAKSIITLSQALDEITQEKGAKERDPFASMMVAYKFVSAKSGILNEALVNAEYDGNHYAAMDAIIDATRAQFDQNLDFIAAGIDMVQAGQRNKKVLDKFTERWGFMKSVLQNLAEKTK